The sequence CTAATTTGGATTCTATCCAATCCCTCTTTTCTGATAAAAAATCCTCTAGCTGCTTTTTTTGAATTCTGGCGGGATGTTTTAGTACCACTCTGCCATTCTGATAAATTACCAGTGAAATATTTCTTCCTTTGGTGATTTTTCTTTCTATCGTTAAATCGATCATTATGTGATTAGAAAATTTAGTAGTCAGTTTTTTTATTCCACTTTTTCATTATTAATTAGTTTTTGGTCCCAATCTAATTTGTTTAGAACACCTATTTCGATTGAATAATCTTTTATATTAATGTGAGATTTAAATCCACTAACTAAATTGGATGCAATATCTTCTGTTGTAAGACCACCTTGCGAAGTGAATCTTCCCTCTGAAAAAAACCTTCGATGATTGACCCTTAAATAACTCAGCCAAATTGAACTTATCTTGTAACCAACCTCAGCCTTTGATGTCCAACCTAAACCATAATTTTCTGAGAAAAAATTGATGGATCTTTGTACATGAAAATCCCTTGTTTTGATTCTTCCAAATGATGGCATAAAACTTATATCGAGATAGAAATCTCCCTCAGAATGGCGGTATCCACCGCCACCAAAAAATTCCCAGAGATCATTTGAGAAACTCAATCCAAGCCCTATCGGCCCATAAAAAACAGGACTAGATTCTATGAATTGATTCACATCATAAAAATAATATTTAAAATAAGAATACCTGGCTCCGGCTGATAGAAAGAAACCTGACCCGTCTGCCCAGTAATTTGGATTTGCACTTTGAAAGTAATATCTGCCAAAGAATTCGGCTCTATTTTCGGAGACTGTTGATTTGCCTTTTCCGTCTGCAAAATTTCGACTACCTGCATATACCGTCGCAGAGTCTCTATAACTCCATTCACGTGTTGCTATATTGGTAGTGTTTTCAGTAGAGATGGAACCGAGAAAAAAGTCTTCATCACGTGCTTGTCCTGATTTTTGATACCATCCTGTGGTTTTTAGCGCTCCACTAATTTCGAAGCGATCCTTGGTTACGATTCCTTGGATGCCAAATAACGTAAATGATCTTGGAAATGAGATTCGTGAACCTCCGCGAATCCCTGATAAGTTTGGGTATTTGTTTCCCGTTTCGAATATATATTCGCCGCCAGATTTTTCAAGTGTTGGTCCCCAGATGATTTCTGCAGAAATGGGGTTTATGTTTAAGAGTAAAAATAATAAAGTAAATTTAAGTATTTTCGGCACCAACTTAGGTTCTATTTTACCCCTAAGTTGTAAATTCCTAAATTTATTCGGAAGGAGGGTGGTTGTTTTGGTTTCTGTTTTATGGATGTCCAATAAATTCTCTCTTAGGGGTGAAATCATTTCACCCCTAAGAGACATAATTAAATTGACAGTCTAGACAGGTTCACTCACCATCTAGTAGGTTATGGGAAAAACTGATCCTTTATTGACTGAAGAGGAAGCTGCCAAATTCGTTGGTTTGGGTACCAAAGAGTTTACTGAAAAAGCGGTGGACCTAAAAATACCTGGTTGGAAATCCAAAGAATTTAAACAGTCGATTTTGTTAAAATATTTCGAACCTATCGAAAGAGATGGTTTTGATAGTCATGTAATTGCAGTATCGAACCAAAAGGGAGGGGAAGGGAAAACAACGATTAGTTTGTATTTAGCCGAAGCTCTCGCAGAAAACCACAAGGTATTATTGATTGATTGGGACCCTCAAGCAAATGCCACTCAGCTTTTTTTGAAAGATGAAGTACCATCTGTAATGGATTATTTAGGATACCGAGGTAAGAAGGCGAAGAACATTGAACCGGCTATCAAAACAATTGGCGAAAATTTTGATTTACTTCCCTCTACCCTTGAACTTGCAAATTTAACCACTCCTTACGAAAGGGATGATTTCGAATTGTTAAACGAGGCGATCCTTCCTCTGCGGTCTCGCTATGAATATATAATTATAGATTGTCCCCCCTCCCTTGGCTTAATTTTAGAGAATGCTTTGATTTGCGCAGATTACATACTTGTGCCGATTCAAACTAGGGCTTTTAGTTTGCAGGGTATTCGGGATCTTTATGAAACGTTCCTGAAGATTCAAAGGAAAGCTAACCAAAGGTTGAAACTTTTGGGTGCTGTTTTAAATCAGTATGAAGGTCAAAAGGCACTTGCTGGTCTAGCTGAAGGAGTAAAAAGATATTTTCCTGTTTTTGAAACAGTGATCCAAAGACGAGAGGCCATTCCTCAGGCCCAGGCAAAAATGTCTTTCCTTGCTAAAGTTGACTTAGCAACTATGAAAAATTTTAGAGAACTTGCGGCAGAGGTTAAAAGTAAAATAGATGTCCAAAAAAACTGAGTTCCAAGCTTTAGATTTAATCTCTGCGTATTCTGAGAAGAAAAAGAACCCTTCGCATTTAGAATTAAACCAGATTTTCCCGAACCCTACACAGCCACGTTTAATTGGTCGTGAAGACACGGCAGATTTAGTACCTTCAATGGAAAGGTTGGGATTAATAGAACCAATTCTTGTCAGGAAAGATAAAGGTAAGTATTTGATTGTTGCCGGGGAACGCCGGTACCGAGCTGCAATCAAATTGGGATGGAAAGAAATTCCTGCAATCGTCACGGATGCAAATGAGGACGTTTGTTACGAGATGTCACTTGCAGAGAATGAAAAGAGGAAAAACTTAAATCCATGGGAAGTGGGTAAAGCGATCCAGTATCTTCGTAAGGAAAAAAGAAAAACGGCAGAAGAAGTTTCAGAACTGTTGGGTTACAGCGGAAGATATGTGAAACAGCTTAGTAGTATAGCAAGGCTCGATCAAAAATCTGTAATGGAATTGATGATCAGTGGTAAACCGCTATCAGTAAAGAATCTCGAAGAATTGCTAAAACGTAAAGAAAACAGAGGGGGTGAAACCATTTCACCCCGACCAGGATCTGGTTCGGGCCGTATTAGTATCAATTTGAGTAAACTAAATGGAAGAGTGCGAGATAACTTTTTAAAAGAGCTCGGTTTACTCAAAAAGAAGTACGGAATCAACGAATAGGGGAAAAATGAAATCAACTTTAAAATTAAAAACGATAGACGATATTGAAAGAGAGTTATCAATTATTGTTGTTTGTGAAAAAAAACAAAAGGCAGACATCACATTAAGCCAAGTTTATGATTTTTTGGCAGAGTCTATCGAATTATCGATTCAAAGAATTGGTTCCACAACCAAAAGAAATACCATCAATAAAATATTAGGGAAATATAAGTTTGCAAAACTTCTTTCTAAAGGTAGTTATACCAAAGCAAACCAAATCCCAGGATTCCCTTTAAAAGATTTGGGCGATGCAGAATCTGCATTATTAAGATTAAAAACTTCTTTAACTGCTTTTAAATTACATTCAGGGCCTTTTGCTGATCATCCGGTATTTGGTGAACTAGATAAAAAACAATGGGAACGAATTCATGGAATTCTTGCTGCCTTTTTATTTGGTTACATCCAATTATATGGTGATGAGAAACTTAGGTTTGCCAAAGATAGAGAACAAAAGAAAGAAAAGGCTTTTGCAGATAAAAAACAACATCAACACCACCATCAGCAAAAGAAAAAAGACGACAGAGATACTAAGCCGAGTGGCCATAATAGTCGCAAATGGAAAAACAAAAAGAAACCTCATAACAAAGGAAATAAAAATCAGGGAAGTGGTGGTGGATTAAGATGAAAATTTGTTTAATAGCCGGTAGCCACAGAAAGAACTCTCAATCATTGAAAGTAGGTAAATTCCTTGCAGAAATATTAAAATCAAAAGGTATCGAAGTTACACTTTTTGATTTAGGTGGAAATCCTCTTCCATTATGGGAACCATCTATGTGGGAAAAAGATTCAGAAATAAAGAAGTTTTGGTTAGAATACAGTGTTGGACTCGGGAGTGCCGATGCCTATGTTTTTTTATCTCCAGAATATGCCGGAATGGCTAGTCCTGCTCTGAAAAACTTTTTTCTTTACCTTAGTGGTAGTGATATTTCACACAAACCAGGACTGATTATTACTGTATCCAGTGGGATGGGCGGTAGTTATCCTAACGCCGAATTAAGAATGTCTAGTTATAAAAACACTCGGATTGTTTATTTGCCTGATCACGTGATTGTTCGGCATGTAGAGTCTGTCTTAAACGCTGAAAATCCTGAGAATAAGGATGATGAATACATAAGATCCAGACTTATATATACTTTAAACGTTTTAGTTGAATATGCAAAAGCTTTTGCTACCGTTCGTCAGAGTGGCGTAATCGATATAAAGACTTACCCTTTTGGATTGTAAAAGCAATGATAATTGGGATTCCTACGTTTAAGATCAAAGTAACAATATAACCGAGAATTGGGCCACCAAAACTATATGGATCCACACTATGCATCAAATGAATGATAAAGGGGTGGAGCAGAAATATAAATAAGCTATTGTTTCCAATATAGGATATCCATTCGGATATCTTTCTGTTGAATGTAGGTAAAATTTCCCAAACTCCAAAAAAGAAAAATATAGGATACACCAAGTGGTGATTTTTAAAATCCACAACATGGTCAAAACTAAACAGAATTAGAAAGAATAAAAATAATAGGGTGAGGGTTCCAAATAAAAGCGATACCCCCCCTTTTTTTGTTGTTTGATCTTTTTTTTCATAAAAAAGGCCTATGTAGATACCAAATACAAAGAAAAAAATATAATTTAAAATAGAAATCGAATGGTAATCTTTCGGAAGTATGGAATCTAACAAACCCAAATTAGAAGATAAATTTAATAAAAGAGAAATAAGTAACAATGACCTCGAAAACAATTTGTATGTGAGAATTTTGTCAAACAGATAAAACAATACATAAAACTGAATCAATAGTGGGACAAAATAAAAGGGCGCGAATACTTTTCCCAAAAAATAAAATTGGATAAATTCTAATATATTGTAATGATTGTATTTTACTAAATAACCGATGCCAGACGCTAGAGTATAAGGTAAAACGAGATTTTTTAGCTTTGAATTCCAGTAGCCCTCTTTTTTTCTCAAAAATATAGCAGATGTTAGTATAAACATCGGCACAGAAAACCTAGAAAGGTTTGAAAAAAATAAGGTAGTTCTGATCACAGATTGATCGGCTGGATGAAAAAATTGGAAGTATGAATGGATATGGATAAGAACGATTCCAACCATCGCAAAACCTCTCAGGACATCAAATCTGGTTTCTCTTCCTTGTTTTGCAGCCAGTGGGTGTGGGATGGAGTAGGGGATACGGAAGACCCAAAGATACAAAGCAGCCAGTCCCGTTAGTATGATCCCTAGTAATTCCCATTCCATAAATCCTATCTCCTTTACGGCATTTTCTTTTCAGATTTCCTGGTGCAAAGGAAAATGAATTCAGATTTTAGGCAAAATAGCCAAAAATAGATATAGGAGCCACGAATCAATGAGCAAACTCAACATTCCGCCAAATCAGAGAATCTTCAAAGAAGGGGAACTGAATAATGCGATGTACATCATCCTCCAAGGAAACGTTGAGATTTTTTTTACGGTGAACAATAGCCAGACGCGATTGGCACTTATGAAACCTGGAGATTTTTTTGGAGAAATGGCTTTGTTTAGCTCAAATCCAAGAAGTGCAACGGCGAGGACAATTACAAATTGCGAAGTTGCTGTGATTGAGAGTAAACAACAGTTGGAAAACTTTCTTGTCAAAAATCCAAAGTTTGCCGCAAAGATGGTATCGATTATGGCAGACCGTTTAGCACGCACAAATGAACTACTCATCAGTAGTATGGAAAAATCAGTAGCTAAGAAAATTGAATTTAGTAATGAAGTTGGAAAAGAACATCAAATAGCTATTAGTGATGTTCAAGATGTAGAATGACTATCCGTAGATTGTTGGTAAATTCTTTTTAATTAATGTAATTTCTAAAATGGGAGCATAACTTAAAAGGTTTTTGATATTCACTACCTGACCTTCTCCCAATAAGAATTCTTTTAGAATTTCTAATGTTTCTTCTGGTGGAAGTGTGGATATACTAGGATATTCTGGATGTCCCACTAAATTAAATTCATCTGCAAGTTTCGGATCTTCTAATTGATTGTCTTCGAGGTTTAATAATTCTTTCCAGTTCATAATAAAAATTACGCTAAGAGATTTTGATACTCTTCTCTATGTTCCTCAAATTTGAGTTTAAAACTATCTTGCATATCGCGAAACTCCTTTTCTGAAGAAATTTCAAAATATTCCAAAACCTCAGGTTCGACAGTGAAATAATTTCCTTTACCACGACCTATATTGGCAAGAATGTCTGCCAGATAAATGATCTGACATAGGATATTGTTTCTAGTTTTGCATTGCCAAGGTTTGTGATGGTATCGTATGACATCTAAAATCTCTTCTGGGAAATTCCACTTTTCTGCCATCAAATGACCGATTTCTGAATGTGTGGTTCCTAAAGTGTATTCTTCTACCCATTCTGAAATTTCATTATTATCATCACTTCTAAGAACTCTAATTTGGTTTACCTGACTTAAGTCCAGGGAAAGAAGAACCATTCTACCTAAGTCATGAAGTAGGGCAGAAATGATAGCAGGTTCTAATAACTTCAAATGTTTTTTACGATCTTCTATTAGAAACCTTGCATACATAGAAGTTTTGAAAGAATGTGTCCATACTAACACCTGTTTCGCGTAACGAGAGTTAAGTATTTTTTTCGCACCTAATGTTAAAAATATGGATTCAAGATTTTTTAGACCAATCCTTTTGACACCTTCCAACACGGAAATAATCGGTGTATGTGCTCCAAATAAAGGAGAATTTGCAATTTTTAGAATTTCCGCAGTGATGGCTGGATCCTTTTCTACTTGAGCCGCTATTTCGTGCCAATCGACATCCTTTTTCTTTGCAATCAGAATCAGCTTTTGAATTTGCGGAGGTAGCGGAGGAAGGCTATTTACTTCACGTAATAACAAATTTTTTATATTAGTTTGATTTTCTTTTGGTATGAGTTGTTTCGGAATCCTAATGATGACTTCCGTAAAATCATCGGTTGTCATCAATTGAAAGAATTGATTCGATATCCCTGAATTTCTGAGTAAAATGTGGATGAGTACAATCCCAAGTCCAGAGCTCTCTTCATTGTCAACTGACTCACGATAGGCGTCATTAATGTTTTTGTATTTTTTGGAAGCTTCAACCCTTTTTAATATTCTGTTTTTTTCTTCTGGAAGGATTTTTGCATTATTTCTAACTCGGAATTCGATATAGTCTTCTTTACAAATGGTGCTTAATGTTATCTTGTAATTGGAATGATCGAGTGCCAAAAAGACTCTTTTGCGGTTATGACCAAATTCATCCTTATACATGGGAATTCCTCTGGCGTAGTCTTTATCATCCCAGAGATTCAAACCTTGTTCCTTAAAAAAAACACGTTTCCCATTAGCCTTACATCCGTTTACTAGTAGTTCACTGAGAATGGTAAAAAGGATTTCATGTAGGAATTCTAAAGAGATACTACGAACCACTCTCCCAATCCAAACATCTAGTTCTGGACAGTCGATTTCCGAAAAGTGGACATATTCCTTGGAAATCAGCTTTCCGGAAAGAAAGTCCTCTTGGAAGGTAATGAGCGGAGGAATCGACATGATAAACCTGTTTTGAACCTTGTTTCTCTTTTTGAAAACCGAAAATTTTATTTTGAAATTTGAGTCAGGAATCCGATAATGAAGACTATGGAACTCTTAAAAAAATCCCTTTCGATTACCCTTGTGTTATTTGTAGCAGTTGTCTCTATCTCTGCACAGGACACTAAACCGCAAGCTACCCCCACAGACGTGAACCAAGAAAATCACGATGCAAAAGAGGGACAAGATAAAGAGTTATTTGAATACTATTATAAAACCCGCCCTGAAAATTTGCCACCTAATAAAGCAAAATTGGAATATAACTTAATCAAGACTTTAAAAAAAGAGATTATGAGCAGGGATTATTCCAAAGAATCAGCTGAAGCGATCAAAAAAATCGATGCTACCAATATTCAATACGAAAGGGTATACAGAGAAAGTAAATGGCTTCGCGGTTTTATGACTCAGAACACGCACCTAAATTATTCAGAGTTTATGTATGTAGTAAAACACGATAAATATATGTGTTTTGTAAGTTTTGATGTTAATCCTGAGACTTATTTACAACAATCTCGTCAATCTCATTTAGTTTTTGCTGCGAAGGATAAGTTTGAGATAGTAATCCCAAAGCCCTAATTACTAAAGTTACACCAACTAATACGAGTAAATAGATAAACCCATATCGAAAGTACCTTTCTAAGTTTTCCAAAAGGGGAAGTGGTTCTTCATTCCCCTTTATCCGAGAAATAGCTGTTAGTTTTCCAAAAGTTCTAATTTCCTTTTTATAAACCTGGATTGTATCACCTAACCTTAGTTTTTTGTAAATCGAGTAGGGAATCCTTTCTGTAATTTCATGGAGAGAACCATTACTAAGTCCAAAACTGTAATGGCATTGGTAAGCAATTGGAAATTGGTTTTTGACACGAGAGAGTTCTTGAACTATGGCAAAACTTCTATTTCTTTCCTCATTTAAGTTTGCAGTTTCAATTATTAAGTTTTGATTTTCGAAATAAACTAACGAATAGAATAGGGAAACAACAATAAATGATAAAAAAATAGCATTCGTGATCCAAACG comes from Leptospira bandrabouensis and encodes:
- a CDS encoding Crp/Fnr family transcriptional regulator; translated protein: MSKLNIPPNQRIFKEGELNNAMYIILQGNVEIFFTVNNSQTRLALMKPGDFFGEMALFSSNPRSATARTITNCEVAVIESKQQLENFLVKNPKFAAKMVSIMADRLARTNELLISSMEKSVAKKIEFSNEVGKEHQIAISDVQDVE
- a CDS encoding ParB/RepB/Spo0J family partition protein, whose amino-acid sequence is MSKKTEFQALDLISAYSEKKKNPSHLELNQIFPNPTQPRLIGREDTADLVPSMERLGLIEPILVRKDKGKYLIVAGERRYRAAIKLGWKEIPAIVTDANEDVCYEMSLAENEKRKNLNPWEVGKAIQYLRKEKRKTAEEVSELLGYSGRYVKQLSSIARLDQKSVMELMISGKPLSVKNLEELLKRKENRGGETISPRPGSGSGRISINLSKLNGRVRDNFLKELGLLKKKYGINE
- a CDS encoding putative porin, translating into MVPKILKFTLLFLLLNINPISAEIIWGPTLEKSGGEYIFETGNKYPNLSGIRGGSRISFPRSFTLFGIQGIVTKDRFEISGALKTTGWYQKSGQARDEDFFLGSISTENTTNIATREWSYRDSATVYAGSRNFADGKGKSTVSENRAEFFGRYYFQSANPNYWADGSGFFLSAGARYSYFKYYFYDVNQFIESSPVFYGPIGLGLSFSNDLWEFFGGGGYRHSEGDFYLDISFMPSFGRIKTRDFHVQRSINFFSENYGLGWTSKAEVGYKISSIWLSYLRVNHRRFFSEGRFTSQGGLTTEDIASNLVSGFKSHINIKDYSIEIGVLNKLDWDQKLINNEKVE
- a CDS encoding acyltransferase family protein, producing MEWELLGIILTGLAALYLWVFRIPYSIPHPLAAKQGRETRFDVLRGFAMVGIVLIHIHSYFQFFHPADQSVIRTTLFFSNLSRFSVPMFILTSAIFLRKKEGYWNSKLKNLVLPYTLASGIGYLVKYNHYNILEFIQFYFLGKVFAPFYFVPLLIQFYVLFYLFDKILTYKLFSRSLLLISLLLNLSSNLGLLDSILPKDYHSISILNYIFFFVFGIYIGLFYEKKDQTTKKGGVSLLFGTLTLLFLFFLILFSFDHVVDFKNHHLVYPIFFFFGVWEILPTFNRKISEWISYIGNNSLFIFLLHPFIIHLMHSVDPYSFGGPILGYIVTLILNVGIPIIIAFTIQKGKSLYRLRHSDER
- a CDS encoding HDOD domain-containing protein; protein product: MSIPPLITFQEDFLSGKLISKEYVHFSEIDCPELDVWIGRVVRSISLEFLHEILFTILSELLVNGCKANGKRVFFKEQGLNLWDDKDYARGIPMYKDEFGHNRKRVFLALDHSNYKITLSTICKEDYIEFRVRNNAKILPEEKNRILKRVEASKKYKNINDAYRESVDNEESSGLGIVLIHILLRNSGISNQFFQLMTTDDFTEVIIRIPKQLIPKENQTNIKNLLLREVNSLPPLPPQIQKLILIAKKKDVDWHEIAAQVEKDPAITAEILKIANSPLFGAHTPIISVLEGVKRIGLKNLESIFLTLGAKKILNSRYAKQVLVWTHSFKTSMYARFLIEDRKKHLKLLEPAIISALLHDLGRMVLLSLDLSQVNQIRVLRSDDNNEISEWVEEYTLGTTHSEIGHLMAEKWNFPEEILDVIRYHHKPWQCKTRNNILCQIIYLADILANIGRGKGNYFTVEPEVLEYFEISSEKEFRDMQDSFKLKFEEHREEYQNLLA
- a CDS encoding ParA family protein yields the protein MGKTDPLLTEEEAAKFVGLGTKEFTEKAVDLKIPGWKSKEFKQSILLKYFEPIERDGFDSHVIAVSNQKGGEGKTTISLYLAEALAENHKVLLIDWDPQANATQLFLKDEVPSVMDYLGYRGKKAKNIEPAIKTIGENFDLLPSTLELANLTTPYERDDFELLNEAILPLRSRYEYIIIDCPPSLGLILENALICADYILVPIQTRAFSLQGIRDLYETFLKIQRKANQRLKLLGAVLNQYEGQKALAGLAEGVKRYFPVFETVIQRREAIPQAQAKMSFLAKVDLATMKNFRELAAEVKSKIDVQKN
- a CDS encoding DUF1569 domain-containing protein, which produces MKSTLKLKTIDDIERELSIIVVCEKKQKADITLSQVYDFLAESIELSIQRIGSTTKRNTINKILGKYKFAKLLSKGSYTKANQIPGFPLKDLGDAESALLRLKTSLTAFKLHSGPFADHPVFGELDKKQWERIHGILAAFLFGYIQLYGDEKLRFAKDREQKKEKAFADKKQHQHHHQQKKKDDRDTKPSGHNSRKWKNKKKPHNKGNKNQGSGGGLR
- a CDS encoding NADPH-dependent FMN reductase, whose amino-acid sequence is MKICLIAGSHRKNSQSLKVGKFLAEILKSKGIEVTLFDLGGNPLPLWEPSMWEKDSEIKKFWLEYSVGLGSADAYVFLSPEYAGMASPALKNFFLYLSGSDISHKPGLIITVSSGMGGSYPNAELRMSSYKNTRIVYLPDHVIVRHVESVLNAENPENKDDEYIRSRLIYTLNVLVEYAKAFATVRQSGVIDIKTYPFGL